One Triplophysa dalaica isolate WHDGS20190420 chromosome 1, ASM1584641v1, whole genome shotgun sequence DNA segment encodes these proteins:
- the snrpa1 gene encoding U2 small nuclear ribonucleoprotein A': MVKLTAELIEQAAQYTNPVRDRELDLRGYKIPVLENLGATLDQFDTIDFSDNEIRKLDGFPLLKRLKTLMMNNNRICRIGENLELSLTDLRELVLTSNNIQELGDLDPLASVKTLTLLSLLRNPVTNKKHYRLYVINKLPQIRVLDFQKVKLKERQEAEQMFKGKRGAQLAKDIAKRTKTFTPGAGLQAEKKTGPSAADVEAIKIAIANATSLAEVERLKGFLQSGQIPGREMKSDAANIVEEEEEEMQEEMQESVMYGEMQATGEGENGDGEDMQQDMNVNGS, encoded by the exons ATGGTGAAACTGACGGCGGAATTAATCGAGCAGGCGGCTCAGTACACGAACCCTGTGCGGGACCGAGAGTTAGATCTGCGCG GCTATAAAATCCCCGTGCTGGAGAATCTAGGAGCCACACTCGATCAGTTTGATACCATTGATTTCTCAGACAATGAGATCCGAAAGCTGGACGGGTTTCCGCTGCTGAAGAGACTCAAGACACTCATGATGAACAATAACAGAATTTG CCGAATTGGAGAAAACCTGGAGCTGTCTTTAACAGACCTGAGGGAGCTGGTTCTCACAAGCAACAACATCCAAGAGCTG ggcGATTTGGATCCTCTGGCATCGGTGAAAACATTGACCCTGCTCAG TTTGCTCAGAAATCCTGTTaccaacaaaaaacattacagattGTACGTCATCAACAAACTTCCGCAGATCCGCGTACTGGACTTCCAGAAGGTCAAACTTAAG GAACGTCAAGAGGCTGAACAAATGTTCAAAGGCAAGCGTGGTGCTCAGCTTGCGAAGGATATTGCCAAGCGAACCAAAAC GTTCACACCGGGAGCTGGACTTCAGGCTGAGAAGAAAACGGGACCTTCGGCTGCTGATGTTGAAGCTATCAAG ATTGCTATTGCTAATGCCACATCACTGGCTGAAGTGGAGCGTTTAAAGGGATTTCTGCAGTCCGGTCAGATTCCTGGACGAGAAATGAAATCAG aCGCGGCTAACATAgttgaggaggaagaggaggagatgCAGGAGGAAATGCAGGAATCGGTCATGTATGGTGAAATGCAGGCCACGGGAGAGGGAGAGAACGGAGACGGCGAGGACATGCAGCAAGACATGAATGTTAATGGATCATAg
- the selenos gene encoding selenoprotein S gives MEAADDARVSNEDVPPQNQDLTLIHTSVAVFLSDYGWYLLFLAVGVYLLIQHLSKKRSGGNESQSASAVNQDPASVARRQEALEVSRQRMQEELNAKAEEFKEKQKRLEEEKRRQKIEMWESMKEGKSFKGNARVAQNTEEASSSTVLKPKTDQKLRNSGYNPLSGDGGGTCSWRPGRRGPSTGGG, from the exons atgGAAGCGGCAGACGATGCCCGTGTGAGTAATGAAGATGTGCCTCCTCAAAACCAAGATCTGACTTTAATTCACACATCCG TTGCTGTGTTTCTGTCTGACTATGGCTGGTATCTTTTGTTTCTCGCCGTGGGAGTCTATCTTCTCATCCAACATCTCAGTAAAAAGCGATCCGGAGGAAATGAGAGCCAGTCAGCCTCAGCGGTTAACCAAG ACCCCGCATCAGTGGCGAGACGTCAGGAGGCCCTCGAGGTGTCCAGGCAGAGAATGCAAGAAGAACTGAATGCCAAAGCTGAAGAATTTAAAGAGAAGCAAAAGAGG CTCGAGGAGGagaaaagaagacaaaaaatcGAGATGTGGGAAAGTATGAAGGAAGGAAAGAGTTTCAAAGGCAACGCACGAGTTGCACAA AATACTGAAGAAGCTTCGTCCTCCACCGTTTTGAAACCAAAGACAGATCAAAAGCTTCGTAACAGTG gaTATAATCCTCTGTCTGGAGATGGAGGAGGAACGTGCTCCTGGAGACCGGGCAGGAGAGGGCCTTCCACTGGTGGTGGATGA